A window of the Lolium perenne isolate Kyuss_39 chromosome 7, Kyuss_2.0, whole genome shotgun sequence genome harbors these coding sequences:
- the LOC127317293 gene encoding uncharacterized protein — translation MDLERVDAMSVLDSNQSSVSTIVDWSSLVIEPENDGDDKGIPDEKPVDENAMFTLLGLKTDVDERGTKPGPIVVPTPAYDEHETKEVAIDVHDKAPEEPLISWDERYPTMEIGTPYPHMDAFRKAIKQFAINGEFEYGTKKNEPKRFRAFCKGESIKGEPCNWSLTATWKRDGNCVMVVRHQTEHICSSTSGKKTSMTCQSWVADKAAAMLKKDPTIGAVKILKDLQD, via the exons ATGGATCTAGAAAG GGTTGATGCAATGTCTGTGCTTGACTCTAATCAATCCAGTGTTAGTACCATTGTTGATTGGTCAAGTCTTGTGATCGAACCTGAAAATGATGGGGATGATAAGGGTATCCCGGATGAAAAACCGGTGGATGAGAATGCGATGTTCACTCTGTTGGGTTTAAAAACGGATGTGGATGAAAGGGGAACTAAGCCTGGTCCGATTGTCGTTCCTACTCCTGCTTATGATGAGCATGAGACGAAAGAGGTAGCTATTGATGTACATGATAAAGCTCCAGAGGAGCCACTTATTTCATGGGATGAACGATACCCAACAATGGAGATCGGGACTCCTTATCCTCATATGGATGCATTCAGAAAGGCTATAAAACAATTCGCTATCAATGGCGAGTTTGAATATGGCACTAAGAAAAATGAGCCAAAAAGGTTTCGGGCTTTTTGTAAAGGTGAATCTATAAAGGGCGAACCTTGCAATTGGTCCTTAACTGCAACTTGGAAGAGAGATGGAAATTGTGTGATG GTTGTGAGGCATCAAACTGAGCACATTTGTAGCTCAACTAGTGGGAAAAAAACTAGCATGACATGTCAATCTTGGGTGGCCGACAAGGCAGCAGCTATGTTGAAGAAAGATCCAACCATTGGCGCTGTGAAGATACTTAAAGATTTGCAAGATTAG